Below is a window of Geomonas oryzisoli DNA.
CTGCCCGTTGATGAAGAAGGTGGGGGTCCCGGTGACGCCGGCCTTGCGGGCCAGGTCCATGTGCTCCTGGGCCAACCGCTTGATCTCGGGAGAGGCGGGCTTGGCGTTGGCGGGAATCTCCTGCCCCAGCATCATGGCGTCGTAGGCCTGCACCTTGTTCTCGGCCGAGAGGATGTACTCGATCTTGGTGATCGCGCCGGGATGGGCCAACGGCGCGAAGAAGATGTACTGGGTCACGTCGGTCCGCTTGGTGAAGTACTCGGCGCCCCTGCGGCAGAAGGGGCAGTCCGGGTCGGTGAACTCGATGACCACCTTCTTGCCGTCGCCGATCTTGAGGGCCTTGTCCAACGGCATGTCCTTCACCACCTTGGCCATCATGGCCCCTTTGCGTTCGGCGGTGCGGCTCTTCAGGTCCTTGCCCACGATCTCGCCGGTCACCACCAGTTCCTTGTCGGGGTAGTAGTAGAAGATGCGTTGCCCGGAGATGACCTCGTAGAGGCCGGGAATCTCCGTCGGCGTCATGCTGTCGAAGGGAACCTGCGGGAAAGCGTTGCGGAAAGAGTCCTCCGGTTTGACCGGGGCTGCGGCGAACGCGGTGGCCGCCAGGGCGAACAGAACGCACACAGTGAAAAGAGTGGTGAAAATCCTTCTAAACGACATGGACGCCTCCAGATAGCATGAGGTTGAAGCCCCGGCGTGCGGGACAGCGGTAACTATAGCATAGGTTCGCCGCAAACGGCGCCTTAATAATGAGAGTTCCTTCTAAAAAACGGTATCGAAGGCCGCCACCGCAGCCCCCAGAACCCCGGCATCGTCCCCAAGCTCCCCCGGTGCGACATGCACGCGGCCGCCGGAGACGGGAAAGGTGCGGGAAACCAGTTCCCGGCGCAGGGCGGGCTCCAGCAGGTCGAAGCTCTGCGCCACCCCGCCGCACAGGATGACCGCCTCCAGGTTCAACATATTCACCACGCCCGCCGCGGCAATCCCGAGGTAGCGCCCGGCCGCGGCAAACGCCGCGAGTGCCGCGGCGTCCCCCTGCCGTGCCCGGCGGGCGACCGCTTCGGCACCCTCCCCCTCCCGGGCAATGGCGCCTGCCGAAGCGTACTGCTCCAGACACCCCCGGCTGCCGCAGCCGCAGGGGCGTCCCTCCGGCTCTACCGGGATGTGGCCGAACTCCCCCGCAGCACCGTCTACCCCGGTCCAGAGTTTACCGTCCAGGATCAACCCCGCGCCGACCCCGGTCCCTATGGTGAGGGCTATCAGGGAGTGGTAGCCGCGCCCGGCACCGTAGCGTTTTTCTCCCAGAGCGCACGCGTTGGCATCGTTGAGCACCACAACCGGCATCCCGGTCGCTGCGGAGAGCTCCCGGGCCAGGGGCACTCCCTCGAGAGCGGGGACGTTGACGCTGGCGCGAACGACACCGTCGCTGCAGACAAGCCCCGGAACCCCGACGGCGAGTGCGGCGACGGAAGTCCCGATGCGGGCGGCCTCCTCCTGCAACTGCCCAACCCGCGCCTGCAGCCGGGAGAGCAGGGAGTCGAGCCCGGCCGACGGCAGGGTGGGCTCCGCGCTGCGCGCCAGCACCCTCCCTTGCCGGTCCACCAGGGCGAACCTCAGGTTGCTCCCCCCGAGATCCACGCCGATGCACAGTTCCCGCTTCACGCACCCTCCGTTTCACGGAAGAAGGGGAGCAGGCGATCGTAGGTCGTCAGCAGGGCCTCGGGAAGCACCCGAAGGTCGGCGGTCACCGACATGAAGTTGCTGTCGCCGTTCCAGCGCGGCACCACGTGCAGGTGGAGGTGGTCGACGACGCCCGCCCCGGCCGCCTTGCCCAGGTTCAGCCCGATGTTGAAACCGTCGGGACTGCTGGCGCGGGCCAGCACCTCCTTGCACAGCGCCACGGTACGAAACAGCTCCTGCATCTCTTCCCCGGAAAGCTCGTTCAGCTCGGCGCTGTGACGGTGCAGGGAAACCAGCAGGTGCCCGTTGCAGTACGGGTAGCGGTTCAGCATGACGCGGGCCAGCGGCGTGCGGTGAATGATGAGCAGCTCCCGATCGTCCCCCTGCGCGCAGAAGATGCAGCCAGGCGCCGGCGGCTGCGTCAGGTATTCCATCCTCCAGGGCGCCCAAAGCCTGTCCATGACATCCTCCCCTCGTTTCCAGTTATAGCCGCGAAGATTATCAACCAGATTGTCTCAATTTTCAACCTCGACCTGACATTGCAGGAAAGGCACTGCGGGTCGTGATGGTCTTGAAATCAATCTGGCGGCACGACCGGAGATTGATCCGGTGACCTGCCATGCTATAATTTCGCATCCCCTTCTACAACTTCCCTTTTCTGATCAATCTTCATGTGGCAGCACCGTTTCCTTCTTTACACGTAGACATCGCTCCAGCCGTATTTTCCAGTCCGTATAACTCACCGTCCCTACCTGTCTCGAGGAGGATCCCATGACGAAGAAGATAGACGCACTCGAATATCACGCCAGCGGCCGCAAGGGAAAGATCGAAGTCGTCTCCTCCAAGCCCTGTCTCACGTCCCTCGACCTGTCACTCGCCTACACCCCCGGCGTCGCGGAGCCCTGCCTGGCCATCGAACAGCGCCCCTCGGACGCCTACCTCTACACCGCCAAGGGGAACCTGGTGGCGGTCGTTTCCAACGGCACCGCGGTGCTCGGATTGGGCAACATCGGCGCCCTGGCCGGCAAGCCGGTCATGGAGGGCAAGGGGGTCCTCTTCAAGCGCTTCGCCGACGTCGACGTCTTCGACCTGGAGGTGAAGTCGGAGGACCCGGACGACGTGATCAAGGTGGTGCAGCTCCTGGAGCCGACCTTCGGCGGCATCAACCTGGAGGACATCAAGGCGCCGGAATGCTTCTACATCGAGGAAGAGCTCAAAAAGACCATGAACATCCCGGTCTTTCACGACGACCAGCACGGCACCGCCATCATCTGCTCGGCAGCACTCATCAACGCGCTGCAGCTCGTCGGGAAGAAGATCGAGAAGGTCCGCATCGTGGTGAACGGCGCCGGTGCCGCCGGCGTCGCCTGCGCCAACCTGGTCATCTCGCTGGGGGCGAACCCCGAACACCTCTGCATGTGCGACACCAAGGGGGTGATCTACCGGGGGAGGCCCGAGGGGATGAACCCCTACAAGGAACGCCTCGCACTGGACACGGAGCTGCGCACCCTGGAAGAGGCGATGCGCGGCGCCGACGTCTTCATCGGCGTTTCCGCCAAGGGGGCGGTGACCCCGCAGATGGTGCGGGACATGGCCAAGGACCCCATCATCATGGCGATGGCGAACCCGGACCCGGAGATCACCCCGGAAGAGGCGCTCTCGGTGCGCTCCGACGTGATCATGGCCACCGGCCGCAGCGACTATCCGAACCAGGTGAACAACGTGCTCGGCTTCCCCTTCATCTTCAGGGGCGCCCTCGACGTCAGGGCCAGCACCATCAACGAGGAGATGAAAAAGGCGGCGGTGTTCGCGCTGGCTCAGCTGGCCCAGGAGGAATGCCCCGACTCGGTCTGCCGTGCCTATGGCAACGAAAGCTTCTCCTTCGGGCGCAACTACATCATCCCCAAACCCTTCGACCCGCGCGCGCTGTTGCGGGTGGCGCCGGCGGTGGCGCGAGCGGCCATGGAGAGCGGCGTGGCGCGCACCCCCATCGAGGACATGGACCGCTACGTCGAGTGGCTGGAAACCCTGCAGGGACGCGCCAAGGAGACCATGCGCGCCATCATCAACAAGGCCAAGTGCGACCCGAAGAAGATCGTCTTCCCCGAAGGGGACAACGAGAAGATCCTCAAGGCGGCCTACCACCTGGTGGAGGAAGGGATCGCAAAGCCGATCCTGATCGGCAACCGCGACAAGGTGCTGGAGAAGATGGCCGAATTGGGGATGGAGCTCAACGTGACCATCGTCGATCCCGAGGACTCCGAGCTGACTGAGTCCTATGCCCAGGAGCTGTACCGAATGAGGCAGCGCAAGGGGATCACGCTCACCGAAGCGCAGCGCATCGTGCGCCGCAAGTCGCGCAACCATTTCGGCGCCATGATGGTGCACATGGGGGACGCCGACGCGCTCCTGGGCGGGATCGACACCCACTACCCGGACACAATCCGCCCGGCGCTGGAGGTGATCGGCAGGCAGCCGCAGCTGACCGGCGTGCACGGCATGTACATGATGGTCTTCAAGAAGGGGATCTACTTCATGGCGGACACGACCGTGGAGATCGAGCCAACCGCGGAGGAACTGGCGGAGACCGCGCTCCTGGCTGCGGAAAAGGTGCAGCTGCTGGACATCGTGCCGAGGATCGCCATGCTCTCCTTCGCCAACTTCGGCTCGGTCAACCACGCGCTGACCCAGAAAGTGAAACGTGCGGTGGAGATCGTGAAGGAACGTGCCCCGGACCTGGAGATCGACGGCGAGATGCAGGCGGACACGGCGGTGACACCGGAGCTTCTGGCCAACTACACCTTTTCCACCCTGACCGGCCCCGCCAACATCCTGATTTTTCCGGACCTGAACTCGGGGAACATCTGCTATAAGCTGTTGCACCGACTGGGAGGCGCCGAGGCGATCGGGCCGCTGTTGATGGGAATGAAAAAACCGGTGCACGTGCTGCAAAGAGGGGACGACGTGGCCACCATCGTCAACATGGCAGCCATTGCGGTCGTGGACGCACAGAGCATGCAGGAGGAGCTGCGCTGGGACTTTAGCCGGACCGCCCCTGCCCTTGGCGCCCCCTCCCCCGCCCCATAACCCGAGGGGCGAGCCCCCATCCTTCCGAGGACAGCTGCTGAACCTCCCCCTCCCTTGACGGGAGGGGGCCGGGGGGGTGGGTGAAGCTGCCATGAGCATCGGAGGTGGCACCCTCCCCCACCCCCTACCCCCCTCCCGCAAGGGGAGGGGAATCTCCCATGGTTGCGGATGAACGTAAAAAGGGACCCGTTAAGGTCCCTTGCTTTTTCCGTAAACGTCTTTCTTTGGTTGCCA
It encodes the following:
- a CDS encoding DsbC family protein, producing the protein MSFRRIFTTLFTVCVLFALAATAFAAAPVKPEDSFRNAFPQVPFDSMTPTEIPGLYEVISGQRIFYYYPDKELVVTGEIVGKDLKSRTAERKGAMMAKVVKDMPLDKALKIGDGKKVVIEFTDPDCPFCRRGAEYFTKRTDVTQYIFFAPLAHPGAITKIEYILSAENKVQAYDAMMLGQEIPANAKPASPEIKRLAQEHMDLARKAGVTGTPTFFINGQMVVGADLNRLDELLK
- a CDS encoding ROK family protein; this encodes MKRELCIGVDLGGSNLRFALVDRQGRVLARSAEPTLPSAGLDSLLSRLQARVGQLQEEAARIGTSVAALAVGVPGLVCSDGVVRASVNVPALEGVPLARELSAATGMPVVVLNDANACALGEKRYGAGRGYHSLIALTIGTGVGAGLILDGKLWTGVDGAAGEFGHIPVEPEGRPCGCGSRGCLEQYASAGAIAREGEGAEAVARRARQGDAAALAAFAAAGRYLGIAAAGVVNMLNLEAVILCGGVAQSFDLLEPALRRELVSRTFPVSGGRVHVAPGELGDDAGVLGAAVAAFDTVF
- a CDS encoding HIT family protein; amino-acid sequence: MDRLWAPWRMEYLTQPPAPGCIFCAQGDDRELLIIHRTPLARVMLNRYPYCNGHLLVSLHRHSAELNELSGEEMQELFRTVALCKEVLARASSPDGFNIGLNLGKAAGAGVVDHLHLHVVPRWNGDSNFMSVTADLRVLPEALLTTYDRLLPFFRETEGA
- a CDS encoding NADP-dependent malic enzyme, translating into MTKKIDALEYHASGRKGKIEVVSSKPCLTSLDLSLAYTPGVAEPCLAIEQRPSDAYLYTAKGNLVAVVSNGTAVLGLGNIGALAGKPVMEGKGVLFKRFADVDVFDLEVKSEDPDDVIKVVQLLEPTFGGINLEDIKAPECFYIEEELKKTMNIPVFHDDQHGTAIICSAALINALQLVGKKIEKVRIVVNGAGAAGVACANLVISLGANPEHLCMCDTKGVIYRGRPEGMNPYKERLALDTELRTLEEAMRGADVFIGVSAKGAVTPQMVRDMAKDPIIMAMANPDPEITPEEALSVRSDVIMATGRSDYPNQVNNVLGFPFIFRGALDVRASTINEEMKKAAVFALAQLAQEECPDSVCRAYGNESFSFGRNYIIPKPFDPRALLRVAPAVARAAMESGVARTPIEDMDRYVEWLETLQGRAKETMRAIINKAKCDPKKIVFPEGDNEKILKAAYHLVEEGIAKPILIGNRDKVLEKMAELGMELNVTIVDPEDSELTESYAQELYRMRQRKGITLTEAQRIVRRKSRNHFGAMMVHMGDADALLGGIDTHYPDTIRPALEVIGRQPQLTGVHGMYMMVFKKGIYFMADTTVEIEPTAEELAETALLAAEKVQLLDIVPRIAMLSFANFGSVNHALTQKVKRAVEIVKERAPDLEIDGEMQADTAVTPELLANYTFSTLTGPANILIFPDLNSGNICYKLLHRLGGAEAIGPLLMGMKKPVHVLQRGDDVATIVNMAAIAVVDAQSMQEELRWDFSRTAPALGAPSPAP